From Heptranchias perlo isolate sHepPer1 chromosome 8, sHepPer1.hap1, whole genome shotgun sequence, a single genomic window includes:
- the LOC137324315 gene encoding squalene synthase-like isoform X2, producing MSETLRTCYVYLNQTSRSFAAVIQALDGDLRQAVCIFYLVLRALDTVEDDMSIPLEVKIPMLQNFHTYLYQPEWRYSQSQEKDRQVLQDFPSISQEFRSLAKVYQDVIANICHKMGVGMAEFLEKKVGSIKEWDTYCHYVAGLVGIGLSRLFSASDLEDPVVGQDTELANSMGLFLQKTNIIRDYLEDQQEGREFWPQEVWSKYAEKLSDFTKPPNIQAALQCMNELITNALQHVPDVIKYLSRLHNQSVFNFCAIPQVMAIATLAACYNNPQVFRGVVKIRKGQAVTLMLEATNMEAVKGMIRQYSHVIGQKVAGAGSSGARTRQIVVQVEALSQPDRELLSRSHLSPIYLSLAMVLAAVSWQYWQTLTLSSEEYVHGQ from the exons ATGAGTGAGACTTTGAGAACGTGTTACGTTTACCTCAACCAGACGAGCCGCAGCTTCGCTGCTGTCATCCAGGCATTGGATGGTGACCTACG GCAGGCGGTTTGCATCTTCTATCTGGTGCTGCGGGCTCTCGACACAGTGGAAGATGATATGTCCATCCCGCTGGAGGTGAAGATCCCAATGTTGCAGAACTTCCACACCTACCTGTACCAGCCTGAGTGGAGGTACAGCCAGAGTCAGGAGAAGGATCGACAGGTGTTGCAGGATTTCCCATCG ATTTCCCAGGAATTCCGCTCCCTGGCCAAGGTTTACCAGGATGTGATTGCAAATATCTGCCACAAGATGGGAGTGGGAATGGCTGAATTCTTGGAGAAAAAGGTTGGATCCATCAAAGAATGGGACACG TACTGTCACTATGTGGCGGGTCTGGTGGGGATCGGCTTGTCCCGTTTGTTCTCGGCCTCTGACCTGGAGGATCCGGTTGTCGGGCAGGACACGGAGCTGGCCAACTCCATGGGCCTCTTCCTGCAGAAAACCAACATTATTCGGGATTACCTGGAGGACCAGCAGGAGGGTCGGGAGTTCTGGCCACAAGAG GTGTGGAGTAAGTACGCAGAGAAACTATCAGATTTCACCAAGCCCCCGAATATTCAGGCAGCGCTACAGTGCATGAATGAGCTGATAACCAATGCCCTGCAGCATGTCCCAGACGTCATCAAGTATTTGTCTCGACTCCACAACCAGAGTGTCTTCAACTTCTGTGCAATTCCACAG GTGATGGCTATTGCCACGTTAGCTGCCTGTTACAACAACCCCCAGGTTTTCCGCGGTGTTGTGAAGATCCGGAAGGGACAGGCTGTCACACTAATGCTGGAGGCGACTAATATGGAGGCTGTGAAAGGGATGATACGGCAGTACTCGCATGTG ATCGGACAGAAGGTTGCGGGTGCAGGGAGTTCTGGAGCCAGAACGCGGCAGATTGTGGTGCAGGTGGAGGCGCTGAGCCAGCCTGACAGGGAGCTGTTGTCTCGCAGCCACCTCTCTCCCATCTATCTGTCTTTGGCCATGGTCCTGGCCGCAGTCAGTTGGCAGTACTGGCAAACGCTGACTCTGAGCTCGGAGGAGTATGTGCATGGACAGTGA
- the LOC137324315 gene encoding squalene synthase-like isoform X1 — MICAARSAWPLAVRAMQCDSRRSALPQPRTLLSTACPCHRGAGCRRYCSPCPSCWVRRAASTGQSVHLALVDIDQAASPRKSFFTTASLVSMSETLRTCYVYLNQTSRSFAAVIQALDGDLRQAVCIFYLVLRALDTVEDDMSIPLEVKIPMLQNFHTYLYQPEWRYSQSQEKDRQVLQDFPSISQEFRSLAKVYQDVIANICHKMGVGMAEFLEKKVGSIKEWDTYCHYVAGLVGIGLSRLFSASDLEDPVVGQDTELANSMGLFLQKTNIIRDYLEDQQEGREFWPQEVWSKYAEKLSDFTKPPNIQAALQCMNELITNALQHVPDVIKYLSRLHNQSVFNFCAIPQVMAIATLAACYNNPQVFRGVVKIRKGQAVTLMLEATNMEAVKGMIRQYSHVIGQKVAGAGSSGARTRQIVVQVEALSQPDRELLSRSHLSPIYLSLAMVLAAVSWQYWQTLTLSSEEYVHGQ, encoded by the exons ATGATCTGTGCGGCCAGGAGTGCCTGGCCCTTGGCGGTGCGGGCCATGCAGTGCGATTCTCGCCGCAGCGCTCTGCCCCAGCCTCGCACTCTCCTCTCCACCGCTTGCCCGTGTCACCGAGGGGCTGGCTGCAGGAGATACTGCTCACCCTGCCCCTCTTGCTGGGTGCGGCGGGCAGCATCGACCGGGCAATCCGTGCACCTGGCACTTGTGGATATTGATCAGGCGGCAAGCCCGAGAAAATCATTCTTCACAACGGCCTCCCTG GTCTCGATGAGTGAGACTTTGAGAACGTGTTACGTTTACCTCAACCAGACGAGCCGCAGCTTCGCTGCTGTCATCCAGGCATTGGATGGTGACCTACG GCAGGCGGTTTGCATCTTCTATCTGGTGCTGCGGGCTCTCGACACAGTGGAAGATGATATGTCCATCCCGCTGGAGGTGAAGATCCCAATGTTGCAGAACTTCCACACCTACCTGTACCAGCCTGAGTGGAGGTACAGCCAGAGTCAGGAGAAGGATCGACAGGTGTTGCAGGATTTCCCATCG ATTTCCCAGGAATTCCGCTCCCTGGCCAAGGTTTACCAGGATGTGATTGCAAATATCTGCCACAAGATGGGAGTGGGAATGGCTGAATTCTTGGAGAAAAAGGTTGGATCCATCAAAGAATGGGACACG TACTGTCACTATGTGGCGGGTCTGGTGGGGATCGGCTTGTCCCGTTTGTTCTCGGCCTCTGACCTGGAGGATCCGGTTGTCGGGCAGGACACGGAGCTGGCCAACTCCATGGGCCTCTTCCTGCAGAAAACCAACATTATTCGGGATTACCTGGAGGACCAGCAGGAGGGTCGGGAGTTCTGGCCACAAGAG GTGTGGAGTAAGTACGCAGAGAAACTATCAGATTTCACCAAGCCCCCGAATATTCAGGCAGCGCTACAGTGCATGAATGAGCTGATAACCAATGCCCTGCAGCATGTCCCAGACGTCATCAAGTATTTGTCTCGACTCCACAACCAGAGTGTCTTCAACTTCTGTGCAATTCCACAG GTGATGGCTATTGCCACGTTAGCTGCCTGTTACAACAACCCCCAGGTTTTCCGCGGTGTTGTGAAGATCCGGAAGGGACAGGCTGTCACACTAATGCTGGAGGCGACTAATATGGAGGCTGTGAAAGGGATGATACGGCAGTACTCGCATGTG ATCGGACAGAAGGTTGCGGGTGCAGGGAGTTCTGGAGCCAGAACGCGGCAGATTGTGGTGCAGGTGGAGGCGCTGAGCCAGCCTGACAGGGAGCTGTTGTCTCGCAGCCACCTCTCTCCCATCTATCTGTCTTTGGCCATGGTCCTGGCCGCAGTCAGTTGGCAGTACTGGCAAACGCTGACTCTGAGCTCGGAGGAGTATGTGCATGGACAGTGA